The proteins below are encoded in one region of Aspergillus nidulans FGSC A4 chromosome III:
- a CDS encoding protein SPA3 (transcript_id=CADANIAT00005732) — protein MSSAARYRPISPGSANMIDPLRASTGTVQLASSYDPYDPAGRPIYTGYRSDVPYSPTYDSRYPVAPRLEAHPVSQQTYHDPGQSTRLRTEYAIRPRQRSSTTSAADSHGRLGVPPISSVSRTSAVVLSDYGRSPSPLTDQDGYLVPASSRHHRHHRHSSYDYASDTGGQPTSRRHYGAYPTYVSRRRYPQNGGLRKGEDIDKYDAYSYTNPREQFEKEAVAKLQYHRNARKERPLSLTGIEDPRLLGRRDPRAHGPPPSHRGYDKVHRDDLRRSTYGFGNSELDLASARQRPPRSVTLHQDHDEGYSSYRDEFDDTRPAHREHKRPDGDARKRDTIDSHGARKPFNKQSPPSVSGSGLGTAVLASGYSEGQDYDLSSHADRYRHRGRVPRDRSRSRRRSRRRGGSESDECSSDDDLKKYRREPSVRPRINGSDSSKENEPHRHRSRSRHHERPSDKKSDQKKTDSKEPDAPPKGILKPPRDKFPEEPNPVREGVAPLKDAHKKGIPPGARWTKIDRRLVNPAALEAGQERFEERPDHVIVLRVLTKEEIQAYAVKTQEIRDSRYREYIRERRRQREEDRRRGRPVDDFSSDDEDESDNFPLAIEGPGEPRSSQKS, from the exons ATGAGTTCCGCAGCACGGTACCGGCCCATTTCGCCGGGGAGCGCAAATATGATCGATCCCTTACGTGCCTCAACGGGCACAGTTCAACTCGCCTCCTCCTACGATCCTTATGACCCTGCCGGCCGCCCGATCTACACGGGCTATCGCTCCGACGTGCCTTACTCGCCTACATACGATTCTCGGTATCCAGTCGCGCCACGATTAGAAGCCCATCCGGTTTCCCAACAGACGTACCATGACCCCGGACAGTCCACAAGGTTGAGAACCGAGTACGCGATTAGGCCCAGACAACGGAGCAGCACGACATCCGCCGCAGACTCCCATGGTCGACTCGGGGTGCCTCCGATCTCGTCAGTTTCTAGAACGTCCGCCGTGGTGTTGTCTGACTATGGTCGATCTCCAAGCCCTCTTACAGACCAAGATGGCTACCTTGTGCCTGCATCTTCCAGGCATCATAGGCACCATCGCCACTCTTCTTATGATTACGCCAGTGATACCGGGGGACAACCGACCTCGCGGAGACATTATGGCGCTTACCCAACATACGTCAGTCGACGGAGATATCCCCAGAATGGAGGTCTCCGGAAGGGCGAGGACATTGACAAGTACGATGCCTACTCCTACACCAATCCGCGGGAACAATTCGAGAAGGAGGCGGTGGCCAAGCTACAATACCATCGGAACGCCCGAAAGGAGCGACCTCTGAGCTTGACTGGTATTGAAGACCCCCGCTTGCTGGGGCGAAGGGACCCTCGCGCACATGGACCCCCTCCATCACATCGTGGATATGACAAGGTACATCGCGATGACCTGCGTCGATCGACGTACGGTTTTGGTAACAGTGAACTGGATCTGGCGAGCGCGCGGCAACGCCCACCACGTTCAGTTACCCTTCATCAGGATCACGACGAGGGTTACTCTTCCTATCGGGATGAGTTTGATGACACTCGTCCTGCCCACCGTGAACACAAGCGGCCCGACGGTGACGCGCGCAAACGAGACACGATAGACAGCCATGGAGCGAGGAAGCCCTTCAACAAGCAGTCCCCACCCTCGGTGTCCGGTAGTGGTCTAGGAACAGCCGTTTTAGCTAGCGGATACTCAGAAGGCCAAGATTATGACCTCAGTTCGCATGCTGATCGCTACCGCCATCGAGGCCGAGTGCCTCGCGACCGAAGTCGCTCGAGAAGACGCTCCAGACGCCGTGGGGGGAGCGAGTCTGATGAGTGCTCATCGGATGACGACCTGAAAAAGTACCGACGAGAGCCATCTGTACGTCCGAGGATCAACGGCTCCGACAGTTCTAAGGAGAACGAGCCTCACCGCCACCGCTCACGCTCCCGTCACCACGAGCGGCCGTCAGATAAGAAATCAGATCAGAAGAAGACAGACTCTAAGGAGCCCGACGCGCCGCCCAAGGGTATATTGAAGCCACCACGTGATAAGTTCCCAGAGGAGCCGAACCCTGTCCGAGAAGGCGTTGCTCCCCTGAAGGATGCCCACAAGAAGGGGATCCCACCTGGGGCCCGTTGGACCAAGATTGACCGCCGACTTGTAAATCCAGCCGCACTAGAAGCGGGCCAAGAGCGATTCGAAGAGCGACCGGACCATGTCATCGTCTTGCGGGTATTGACAAAGGAGGAGATCCAGGCCTACGCTGTCAAAACGCAGGAAATTCGAG ACTCGAGATATCGAGAGTACATACGAGAGCGCCGTCGACAGCGAGAGGAAGATCGTCGGCGCGGTCGCCCCGTAGACGATTTCTCTagcgacgacgaggacgagagCGACAACTTTCCCCTTGCAATCGAGGGACCAGGCGAGCCAAGATCGTCGCAGAAGAGTTAA